Proteins encoded by one window of Mesorhizobium sp. INR15:
- a CDS encoding LysR substrate-binding domain-containing protein yields MRLLSQVNLNSLKIVESAARHKNFTRAGEEQFITASAVSQRVKSLEDQLRFKIFLRGGNAVSLTPEGETYVSRVREALERIVAASMEATGQSQEHVLKISVLPTFAARWLFPRLPLFQQQYPDIEMRVSTSYATHEFATSDFDVEIRYGDGSFPDLQADLLFKEDLTPVCSRKLFHDVLGDKPLSKVSPEDLRHFTLLHSDTCTQNWQSWLGFAGAGFVLNETKSIYFDSCMMSYEAANSGMGFAVANRAYMSSDIRAERLIAPFAVHHPNTAGWYFVCPDKTLLARKVALFKCWIMAEAALTQGQLEREFS; encoded by the coding sequence GTGCGTCTGCTCAGTCAGGTCAACCTCAATTCGCTAAAAATCGTGGAGAGTGCTGCGAGGCACAAGAATTTCACGCGCGCCGGTGAAGAGCAGTTTATAACCGCGTCCGCGGTCAGCCAGCGTGTCAAAAGCCTCGAGGATCAGCTGCGCTTCAAGATCTTCCTGCGCGGCGGCAATGCCGTTTCCTTGACGCCGGAAGGCGAAACCTACGTTTCACGTGTTCGCGAAGCCCTGGAGCGGATTGTTGCCGCGAGCATGGAAGCAACCGGGCAGTCACAGGAGCATGTTTTGAAAATATCGGTACTGCCGACCTTCGCGGCGCGGTGGCTTTTTCCACGCCTGCCTTTGTTTCAGCAACAGTATCCCGATATCGAAATGCGCGTTTCGACCTCATATGCGACTCACGAATTCGCAACATCCGACTTCGATGTCGAGATTCGTTATGGCGACGGAAGCTTTCCCGATCTGCAAGCCGACCTTCTGTTCAAGGAAGATCTGACGCCGGTCTGCAGCCGCAAGCTTTTTCATGACGTTTTGGGCGACAAGCCGTTGTCGAAAGTCAGCCCCGAGGATCTTCGCCACTTCACGCTGCTGCATTCCGATACCTGTACCCAGAATTGGCAATCCTGGCTGGGCTTCGCAGGTGCCGGCTTTGTGCTCAACGAAACCAAGAGCATCTATTTCGATTCCTGCATGATGTCTTACGAAGCGGCCAACTCCGGTATGGGATTTGCCGTGGCGAACCGAGCCTACATGTCGAGCGATATCCGCGCCGAAAGACTGATCGCACCGTTCGCGGTTCACCACCCCAATACGGCCGGCTGGTATTTCGTTTGCCCGGACAAAACACTGCTGGCTCGCAAGGTGGCGCTGTTCAAATGCTGGATCATGGCCGAGGCTGCTTTGACTCAGGGCCAGTTGGAGCGCGAGTTCAGCTGA
- a CDS encoding DinB family protein, translating into MRQHFMMFAAYNQWANGRIYEAAADLDEEEFNRDVGAFFGSMMGTLNHLLATDRIWMKRFTGEGDAPTSLDAILHRALPGLRGAREIEDKRLIGWVGSLSEKALTGRFTYMTVSDMRTVSQRLAPALDHLFNHQAHHRGQAHMILTVLGRPSVQLDLAMFQRTEEGRAYA; encoded by the coding sequence ATGAGACAGCATTTCATGATGTTTGCGGCCTACAATCAATGGGCCAATGGCCGCATCTATGAGGCCGCCGCGGATCTCGACGAAGAAGAATTCAATCGCGATGTCGGTGCCTTTTTCGGCTCGATGATGGGCACGCTCAATCATCTGCTTGCCACCGATCGGATCTGGATGAAGCGTTTCACGGGCGAGGGCGACGCGCCGACGAGTCTCGACGCCATCCTGCACCGCGCCTTGCCCGGTCTGCGCGGTGCGCGCGAGATCGAGGACAAGCGGCTTATCGGCTGGGTAGGCTCCTTGAGTGAAAAGGCGCTGACAGGCCGCTTCACCTACATGACCGTCTCCGACATGCGCACTGTTTCACAACGGCTGGCGCCGGCGCTCGATCATCTCTTCAATCATCAGGCGCATCATCGCGGCCAGGCCCACATGATCCTGACGGTCCTTGGCCGGCCTTCGGTGCAGCTCGACCTCGCCATGTTCCAGCGCACTGAGGAAGGGCGCGCATACGCCTGA
- a CDS encoding glutathione S-transferase family protein, whose protein sequence is MPILLYDLVGHDAARPFSPHCWKAAMALAHKGLDVSTVPTRFLEVPAIENGASKTVPVIRDGEKIIADSFAVALYLDEAYPERPTLFGGEGGKAMARFIERWSQLTLHSYITTAALMDLYGMQDEANAVYFRKSREQRLGKRLEDVIAVRDAGLGSFRTSLEPLRSMLSYQPFIGGASPLFADYIVFGALQWARVASPYRLLDDSDTVAQWFDRCLDLHGGLGRKVAAA, encoded by the coding sequence ATGCCCATTCTGCTTTATGACCTTGTCGGACATGATGCGGCCCGGCCGTTCAGCCCGCATTGCTGGAAGGCGGCAATGGCGCTGGCCCACAAAGGTCTCGATGTCAGCACCGTGCCGACGCGCTTTCTCGAGGTGCCAGCGATTGAGAACGGTGCTTCAAAAACCGTTCCGGTGATCCGTGACGGCGAAAAGATCATCGCCGATTCCTTCGCGGTCGCGCTCTACCTTGACGAAGCCTATCCTGAACGGCCGACTTTGTTTGGCGGTGAAGGCGGCAAGGCGATGGCGCGTTTCATCGAGCGCTGGTCGCAACTGACCTTGCATTCCTACATCACCACCGCCGCGCTCATGGACCTTTATGGCATGCAGGACGAGGCCAACGCGGTTTACTTCCGCAAAAGCCGGGAGCAGCGCCTGGGCAAGCGGCTGGAGGACGTGATCGCGGTCCGCGATGCCGGGCTTGGCAGTTTCAGAACCTCGCTGGAGCCGCTGCGCTCCATGCTTTCCTACCAACCGTTCATCGGCGGCGCCTCGCCGCTATTTGCCGACTACATCGTTTTCGGCGCCCTGCAATGGGCACGCGTAGCCTCGCCCTACCGGCTGCTCGACGACAGCGACACGGTGGCACAATGGTTTGACCGCTGCCTCGACCTGCATGGCGGGCTTGGACGAAAGGTCGCGGCGGCCTGA
- a CDS encoding DUF2934 domain-containing protein — MTNDRQERIRNRAHQIWLDEGQPVGQHERHWHQAATDVDGEDAGAAPKAGAKKPAKKAAPKEAKTAKPAAKIAKAAPKAAKPKKSSK, encoded by the coding sequence ATGACGAACGATCGGCAGGAGCGCATTCGCAACCGTGCACACCAGATCTGGCTGGACGAGGGACAACCGGTTGGTCAGCATGAGCGCCACTGGCACCAGGCGGCGACTGACGTCGATGGTGAAGACGCGGGGGCGGCGCCAAAGGCTGGAGCCAAGAAGCCGGCGAAAAAGGCGGCACCAAAGGAAGCCAAAACCGCCAAGCCTGCTGCAAAAATAGCCAAGGCCGCTCCGAAGGCAGCAAAGCCCAAGAAGTCCAGCAAGTAA
- the ndk gene encoding nucleoside-diphosphate kinase — MALERTFSMIKPDATRRNLTGAITRMLEEAGLRVIASRRVWMSRREAEGFYAVHKDRPFFGELVEFMSSAPTIVQVLEGENAIARNREVMGATNPANAAEGTIRKVHALSIGENSVHGSDAPETAAEEIKYWFSDTEIVG; from the coding sequence ATGGCGCTCGAACGCACCTTTTCCATGATCAAGCCGGACGCAACCCGGCGCAACCTCACCGGCGCCATCACCAGGATGCTCGAAGAGGCTGGCCTGCGCGTCATCGCCTCGCGCCGCGTCTGGATGAGCCGCCGCGAAGCCGAGGGCTTCTACGCCGTGCACAAGGACCGTCCGTTCTTTGGCGAACTGGTGGAGTTCATGTCGTCGGCGCCGACGATCGTGCAGGTGCTGGAAGGCGAGAACGCCATTGCCAGGAACCGCGAAGTGATGGGCGCCACCAATCCGGCCAACGCGGCTGAAGGCACCATCCGCAAAGTGCACGCGCTGTCGATCGGCGAGAATTCGGTGCACGGTTCCGATGCGCCGGAAACCGCCGCCGAGGAGATCAAGTACTGGTTCTCGGACACCGAGATTGTCGGCTGA
- a CDS encoding MarR family winged helix-turn-helix transcriptional regulator — MPSFTEDPPQKPPLIGALLRVPALAIHRKLIRELRASGFEDLSPPHMAVIQYPGPDGCRPSVLAERAAMSKQAMNQLLKTLEAMGYVTRSPSVDEGGGTVVHFTDRGRAAYQKMADILLDIEREWAEELGQKRFHELKTLLGDLWDTPLIR, encoded by the coding sequence ATGCCGTCGTTCACGGAAGATCCGCCACAAAAGCCGCCGCTGATCGGCGCGCTGTTGCGCGTGCCGGCCTTGGCCATTCATCGCAAGCTGATCAGGGAACTCAGGGCATCCGGCTTCGAGGACCTCAGCCCGCCGCACATGGCGGTGATCCAGTATCCCGGTCCGGATGGCTGCCGGCCCAGCGTGCTGGCCGAGCGCGCCGCCATGAGCAAGCAGGCCATGAACCAGTTGCTCAAGACGCTGGAAGCCATGGGCTACGTTACGCGCTCCCCGTCAGTGGACGAGGGCGGTGGCACGGTCGTCCATTTCACTGACCGCGGCCGTGCCGCCTATCAGAAGATGGCCGACATCCTGTTGGACATCGAACGGGAATGGGCCGAGGAGCTGGGGCAAAAGCGCTTTCATGAATTGAAGACGTTGCTCGGCGACCTCTGGGACACGCCGCTTATTCGCTAG
- a CDS encoding cupin domain-containing protein, translating to MLDKAAKAQINPADETIGHGGLAVHFLLTGEQSNGSITAFELSVAGSQRLLAPAHSHDHYEETMYGVEGVLTLTVDGQRHDIGPGQALCIPRGAVHRFDNNTAETAKVLCVVTPAAIGPEYFREAFAIFGAGGPPDRARIMDLMRSFGLTPAPPPQA from the coding sequence ATGCTAGACAAAGCCGCCAAGGCCCAAATCAATCCAGCGGACGAGACAATCGGCCACGGCGGCCTCGCCGTGCACTTCCTGCTCACTGGCGAGCAATCGAACGGCTCGATCACCGCCTTCGAACTGTCGGTGGCCGGCTCGCAGCGCCTGCTCGCCCCGGCGCACAGCCACGACCACTACGAGGAAACCATGTATGGGGTCGAAGGCGTGCTGACGCTGACCGTCGACGGCCAGCGTCACGACATCGGGCCAGGACAGGCCCTGTGCATTCCGCGTGGCGCGGTCCATCGTTTCGATAACAACACCGCCGAGACCGCCAAGGTTCTCTGCGTGGTGACACCGGCCGCGATCGGGCCGGAATATTTCCGCGAGGCTTTTGCGATCTTCGGCGCCGGCGGCCCGCCCGACCGCGCCAGGATCATGGACCTGATGCGCAGTTTCGGCCTGACGCCAGCCCCGCCACCGCAGGCCTGA
- a CDS encoding YbaY family lipoprotein, with the protein MLDRIAEFFVFGFVPLVVGMLAVPEMSAAAEKTMAGQVMYRERIALPPNAVLSVQLADVSLADAPAAVIGEQKVTPAGQVPISFAIKFDPSVIRPQMTYALQARITVDDRLLFISDVRHQVDPLTDVPQTIMLKMVSPTAATGAVFGQSWLVEYIDGIGVITNPQATFRISEAGKAGGSGPCNVYFATAKVDGETITVSDIDSTYKACAPEVMAEEKALFDALAKAATFKVDAGKLTIADRDGHEVLRFNAAS; encoded by the coding sequence ATGCTGGACAGGATCGCCGAATTCTTCGTTTTCGGTTTCGTGCCGCTGGTTGTCGGAATGCTGGCCGTGCCGGAAATGTCGGCCGCCGCCGAGAAGACAATGGCAGGCCAGGTGATGTATCGCGAACGCATCGCGCTGCCGCCCAACGCTGTCCTGTCCGTGCAGCTTGCCGATGTGTCGCTGGCCGATGCGCCGGCGGCCGTCATCGGTGAGCAGAAGGTGACGCCGGCGGGCCAGGTGCCGATCAGCTTCGCGATCAAATTCGATCCTTCGGTGATCCGGCCGCAAATGACCTATGCGTTGCAGGCTCGTATCACGGTCGACGACAGGCTCTTGTTCATCAGCGATGTCAGGCATCAGGTCGATCCGCTGACCGACGTGCCGCAGACCATCATGCTGAAAATGGTGTCGCCGACCGCAGCAACGGGAGCGGTGTTCGGCCAAAGCTGGCTGGTCGAGTATATCGACGGCATCGGCGTGATAACCAATCCGCAGGCGACATTCAGGATCAGTGAAGCCGGCAAGGCTGGCGGCAGCGGCCCCTGCAACGTCTATTTCGCCACGGCCAAGGTCGATGGCGAGACGATCACGGTGAGCGACATAGACTCGACCTACAAGGCTTGCGCGCCAGAGGTCATGGCTGAGGAAAAGGCACTGTTCGACGCGCTGGCCAAGGCGGCAACATTCAAGGTTGACGCTGGCAAGCTGACCATCGCCGACAGGGATGGCCACGAGGTCCTGCGCTTCAACGCGGCGAGCTGA
- a CDS encoding molybdenum cofactor biosynthesis protein MoaE, giving the protein MSGLVVATVRIQALDFDVATEIARLTQGHADIGAVVTFSGLCRDEQGALSALELEHYPGMAEAEISRIAAEAIERWPLQGLTAIHRHGKIRPGENIVLVVAASAHRQAAFEAANFLMDYLKSRAPFWKKEHHADGAEGGWVAAKDADDEAARRWKRQPTE; this is encoded by the coding sequence GTGTCCGGACTGGTCGTGGCGACAGTGCGCATCCAGGCGCTGGATTTCGACGTTGCCACCGAGATTGCCCGGCTGACGCAAGGCCACGCAGATATCGGCGCCGTGGTGACCTTCTCCGGCCTTTGCCGCGACGAACAGGGCGCGCTTTCGGCACTCGAGCTCGAGCACTATCCCGGCATGGCCGAGGCTGAAATCTCCCGCATCGCCGCCGAAGCGATCGAGCGTTGGCCGCTGCAAGGCCTCACCGCCATTCATCGTCACGGCAAGATCCGCCCAGGCGAAAACATCGTTCTGGTGGTGGCTGCCTCCGCCCACCGGCAGGCGGCGTTCGAGGCTGCGAATTTCCTGATGGACTACCTGAAGTCGCGCGCGCCTTTCTGGAAGAAGGAGCATCACGCGGACGGCGCCGAGGGAGGCTGGGTCGCTGCCAAGGATGCGGATGACGAGGCCGCGCGGCGCTGGAAGCGGCAACCGACCGAATAA
- a CDS encoding MoaD/ThiS family protein, with protein sequence MAEEEVDLPDGIDTVADLLRWLKSRGEEYEHALQFPEVIRVAINQEHVDHREKIGGAREIALFPPMTGG encoded by the coding sequence ATGGCCGAGGAAGAAGTCGATCTGCCTGATGGCATCGACACTGTCGCTGACCTGTTGCGCTGGTTGAAGTCGCGCGGTGAGGAATACGAGCACGCGCTGCAGTTTCCCGAGGTGATCCGTGTTGCCATCAATCAGGAACATGTCGACCATAGGGAAAAGATCGGCGGCGCGCGCGAGATTGCGCTGTTCCCACCGATGACCGGAGGCTGA
- the pgsA gene encoding CDP-diacylglycerol--glycerol-3-phosphate 3-phosphatidyltransferase, with translation MVKRAFNLPNMLTYARIVAVPLVVLCFFLEGHLKSSDFARWSALIIFLLASITDYLDGYLARAWQQTSNIGKMLDPIADKLLVATCLLLLAADTDRHAGIAGWSLWAAIIILCREILVSGLREYLAALKVSVPVTQLAKWKTAIQMVAIAFLLAGPAGDKIFPLTTQTGLVLLWIAALVTLYTGYDYFRAGLKHIMDE, from the coding sequence ATGGTCAAGCGCGCATTCAACCTGCCCAACATGCTCACCTACGCCCGCATTGTCGCGGTGCCGCTGGTTGTGCTGTGCTTCTTTCTCGAAGGGCACCTGAAGTCGAGCGATTTCGCTCGCTGGTCGGCGCTGATCATCTTCCTGCTGGCCAGCATTACCGATTATCTGGATGGCTATCTGGCGCGCGCCTGGCAGCAGACGTCCAACATCGGCAAGATGCTTGACCCGATCGCCGACAAGTTGCTGGTTGCCACCTGCCTCTTGCTGTTGGCCGCCGACACCGATCGCCATGCCGGGATCGCCGGCTGGTCGCTATGGGCGGCGATCATCATCCTATGCCGCGAAATCCTTGTCTCGGGCCTGCGCGAGTATCTGGCCGCGCTCAAGGTTTCGGTGCCGGTGACGCAGCTTGCCAAGTGGAAGACCGCCATCCAGATGGTCGCGATCGCTTTCCTGCTGGCCGGACCCGCCGGTGACAAGATTTTTCCGCTGACAACGCAGACCGGGCTGGTGCTGTTGTGGATCGCCGCGCTGGTAACGCTTTACACCGGCTATGATTATTTCCGTGCCGGTCTCAAGCACATCATGGACGAATGA
- the uvrC gene encoding excinuclease ABC subunit UvrC, with the protein MSPMEHKGKRGGTDDLPPDIDIEDEAAEEIVAPAGPDVGFTAIDWTPHAGDAEGMVGAEVIQTLVKRLPNAPGVYRMMNAAGDVLYVGKARSLKKRVTNYAQGRFHTNRIGRMVRETSTMEFVVTRTEIEALLLEANLIKRLRPRFNVLMRDDKSFPYILLTGDHVSPGIYKHRGARSRKGDYFGPFASAGAVGRTINSLQRAFLLRSCTNSFYENRTRPCLLYQIKRCAGPCTGEVSHEDYAELVGEAKDFLSGRSQKVKTEISAAMQQASEGLDFERAAIYRDRLAALSHVQSHQGINPQTVDEADVFAIHQEGGQVCIQVFFFRTGQNWGNRAYFPKADPALEAAEVLGSFLAQFYDDKPTPRTILLSNGVEDQELLAEALSTRANRKVAILVPQRGEKKDLTDNALQNAREALGRRLAETSTQGRLLAGFAETFGLPKPPVRIEVYDNSHIMGTNAVGAMVVAGPEGFVKNQYRKFNIRSTEITPGDDFGMMREVMERRFSRLLKEHGDVAVAEDAVAAEATDDIEDDVAGSFPAWPDVILIDGGQGQMTAVRKILSGLGIENRVVAIGIAKGQDRDAGRERFFVRGRDSFSLPVRDPVLYFVQRLRDEVHRFAIGSHRARRKKEMVKSPLDEISGIGPGRKRALLLHFGTAKAVSRAAIEDLRKVDGISEQVAKLVYNHFHES; encoded by the coding sequence ATGAGTCCCATGGAACACAAAGGCAAAAGGGGCGGCACCGACGACCTGCCCCCTGATATCGATATCGAGGATGAGGCAGCGGAGGAGATCGTCGCGCCTGCCGGTCCCGATGTCGGTTTCACCGCCATTGACTGGACGCCGCATGCCGGCGACGCCGAAGGCATGGTCGGTGCCGAGGTGATCCAGACGCTGGTCAAGCGGCTGCCCAACGCGCCGGGCGTCTACCGCATGATGAATGCCGCCGGCGACGTGCTCTATGTCGGCAAGGCGCGCAGCCTGAAGAAGCGCGTCACCAACTATGCGCAGGGGCGCTTTCACACCAACCGCATCGGCCGGATGGTGCGCGAGACATCGACGATGGAGTTCGTCGTCACCCGCACCGAGATCGAAGCGCTGCTGCTCGAAGCCAATCTTATCAAGCGCTTGCGGCCGCGATTCAACGTTCTGATGCGTGACGACAAGTCGTTCCCGTACATTCTTTTGACCGGCGACCATGTCTCGCCCGGCATCTACAAGCATCGCGGCGCGCGCTCACGCAAAGGCGACTATTTCGGCCCGTTTGCCTCGGCCGGCGCCGTTGGCCGCACCATCAATTCTCTGCAGCGCGCCTTCCTGCTGCGCAGCTGTACCAACTCGTTCTACGAGAACCGGACTCGGCCCTGCCTGCTTTACCAGATCAAGCGCTGTGCCGGCCCTTGCACCGGCGAAGTCTCGCACGAGGACTATGCCGAGCTGGTTGGGGAGGCGAAGGACTTTCTCTCCGGCCGCAGCCAGAAGGTGAAAACCGAAATCTCGGCCGCCATGCAGCAGGCCTCCGAAGGCCTCGATTTCGAGCGCGCCGCCATTTATCGCGACCGGCTCGCCGCCCTGTCGCATGTGCAGAGCCACCAGGGCATCAATCCGCAGACGGTCGACGAGGCCGATGTCTTTGCCATCCACCAGGAAGGCGGGCAGGTCTGCATCCAGGTGTTTTTCTTCCGCACCGGCCAGAACTGGGGCAATCGCGCCTATTTTCCCAAGGCCGACCCGGCGCTGGAAGCCGCCGAGGTGCTGGGCTCGTTCCTGGCGCAGTTCTATGACGACAAGCCGACGCCGCGCACGATCCTTCTGTCGAATGGCGTCGAGGATCAGGAGCTGCTGGCCGAGGCCCTCTCCACCCGCGCCAACCGCAAGGTGGCGATCCTGGTACCGCAGCGCGGCGAGAAGAAGGACCTGACCGACAACGCATTGCAGAATGCCCGCGAGGCGCTGGGAAGGCGGCTGGCCGAAACGTCGACGCAAGGCCGGCTGCTTGCCGGTTTCGCCGAGACCTTCGGCTTGCCCAAGCCTCCAGTCCGCATCGAGGTCTACGACAATTCGCACATCATGGGCACCAATGCTGTCGGCGCCATGGTCGTTGCCGGGCCTGAAGGTTTCGTCAAGAACCAGTATCGGAAGTTCAACATCCGCTCGACCGAGATTACGCCGGGCGACGATTTCGGCATGATGCGCGAAGTGATGGAGCGGCGTTTTTCGCGGCTGCTCAAGGAACATGGCGACGTCGCCGTGGCCGAAGATGCCGTTGCGGCGGAGGCAACGGATGATATCGAGGATGACGTCGCGGGCAGCTTCCCGGCCTGGCCCGACGTCATCCTGATCGACGGCGGCCAGGGCCAGATGACGGCAGTGCGCAAGATCCTTTCAGGTCTCGGCATCGAGAACCGCGTCGTCGCCATCGGCATCGCCAAGGGTCAGGATCGCGACGCCGGCCGTGAGCGCTTCTTTGTCCGGGGCAGGGACTCGTTTTCGCTCCCCGTTCGCGACCCAGTCCTTTATTTCGTCCAGCGGCTGCGCGACGAGGTGCACCGGTTTGCCATCGGCTCGCATCGCGCACGCCGCAAGAAGGAAATGGTGAAGAGCCCGCTCGACGAGATCAGCGGCATCGGTCCCGGCCGCAAGCGGGCGCTGCTGCTGCATTTCGGCACCGCCAAGGCCGTAAGCCGCGCCGCCATCGAGGACCTGCGGAAGGTCGACGGAATTTCCGAGCAGGTCGCCAAGCTGGTCTACAATCATTTTCACGAGAGCTGA
- a CDS encoding SDR family oxidoreductase translates to MSKAMAAVLVTGGAKRIGKAIVEDLAAHGFAVAIHCNRSRAEADALAATISSGGGSAAVVVADLTDMAMVGGLVAQAEAALGPVSLLVNNASLFEDDSILDFDWQAWDRHFAVHVKAPAFLAQKFAQALPAGQEGLIVNMIDQRVWRPTPRYFSYALSKSTLWTATQMMAQALGPRIRVNGIGPGPTLKNSRQDDSDFAAQVDGLILKRGPELPEFGATIRYLWEARSVTGQMIALDGGQHLAWQTPDVTGMAE, encoded by the coding sequence ATGAGCAAGGCCATGGCCGCGGTGTTGGTGACGGGCGGGGCAAAGCGGATCGGCAAGGCAATCGTCGAGGATCTCGCCGCGCATGGTTTCGCCGTCGCCATTCACTGCAACCGTTCGCGCGCCGAGGCTGATGCCCTGGCTGCCACAATCAGCTCTGGAGGCGGCAGCGCCGCTGTCGTCGTCGCCGATCTGACCGACATGGCCATGGTCGGCGGCCTGGTTGCACAGGCCGAGGCTGCGCTCGGTCCTGTCTCGTTGCTGGTCAACAACGCCTCGCTGTTCGAGGACGATTCCATACTCGATTTCGACTGGCAAGCCTGGGACAGGCACTTCGCCGTCCACGTGAAGGCGCCGGCATTTCTGGCGCAAAAATTTGCCCAGGCGCTACCGGCCGGGCAGGAGGGGCTGATCGTCAACATGATCGACCAGCGCGTCTGGCGCCCGACACCGCGCTATTTCTCCTATGCGCTGTCAAAGTCGACACTGTGGACGGCCACGCAGATGATGGCGCAGGCACTGGGACCGCGGATTCGCGTCAACGGCATCGGTCCGGGGCCAACCCTAAAGAACAGCCGCCAGGATGACAGCGATTTTGCCGCGCAGGTCGATGGCCTGATCCTCAAGCGTGGCCCGGAATTGCCCGAATTCGGCGCAACGATCCGCTATCTCTGGGAAGCGCGGTCGGTCACCGGCCAAATGATCGCGCTTGATGGCGGCCAGCACCTTGCATGGCAGACGCCCGATGTGACAGGCATGGCGGAATGA
- a CDS encoding outer membrane protein codes for MQANLKFARPLAVALGLFALGGTAYAADVVTEEPPAPAPVAELPVASWAGPYAGLSVGYGFSGHANARDLGNNVSTKGFVGGVFGGIQWQQENFVYGAEADIGYSGVKGSNAGLEAKGGVEGSLRARLGYAVTPEILVYGTGGGALKNQKMDNGIDSESNTMLGWTAGVGTDIKITDNVFGRVEYRYTDFGSKDFGGSIGNVKSTDNRVTFGVGMKF; via the coding sequence ATGCAAGCCAATCTTAAATTCGCACGGCCGCTGGCCGTTGCGCTGGGCCTCTTCGCCCTCGGTGGTACCGCCTATGCAGCGGACGTCGTCACGGAAGAGCCGCCGGCACCCGCGCCGGTCGCTGAACTTCCCGTCGCTTCCTGGGCCGGCCCCTACGCCGGTCTGAGCGTCGGCTACGGCTTCAGCGGTCATGCCAATGCCAGGGACCTTGGCAACAACGTCAGCACCAAGGGCTTTGTCGGCGGTGTCTTCGGCGGCATCCAGTGGCAGCAGGAGAACTTCGTGTACGGCGCTGAAGCCGATATCGGCTACAGCGGCGTCAAGGGTTCCAATGCCGGCCTCGAAGCCAAGGGCGGCGTCGAAGGCTCCCTGCGTGCCCGTCTCGGCTATGCCGTGACCCCGGAAATCCTGGTCTACGGCACCGGTGGTGGCGCGTTGAAGAACCAGAAGATGGACAACGGCATCGACAGCGAAAGCAACACCATGCTTGGCTGGACGGCCGGCGTCGGCACCGACATCAAGATCACCGACAACGTGTTCGGCCGTGTCGAGTATCGCTACACCGACTTCGGCAGCAAGGACTTCGGCGGCAGCATCGGCAACGTCAAGTCGACAGACAACCGCGTCACCTTCGGCGTTGGTATGAAGTTCTAA
- a CDS encoding glutathione S-transferase family protein, protein MPKLLYASSSPYSSKVRMAAAYAGVAVDLVPVKTDDKPANLIGANPLGKIPVLVLDDGRSIHDSRAITQHLNRVSKNALLPRNADKRLEAEVLEALADGICDCALSMVYERRTRPEEMVYQPWLDRQWSKITAALDLLNANPPKLPKKITVGQLALRACLGYLALRFAGKWEKGRGRLTRWAARFDEKFPELKPSIPS, encoded by the coding sequence ATGCCAAAACTGCTTTATGCTTCTTCTTCTCCCTATAGCTCCAAGGTGCGCATGGCTGCGGCCTATGCGGGCGTTGCCGTCGACCTCGTGCCGGTCAAGACCGACGACAAGCCAGCCAACCTGATCGGCGCCAATCCGCTCGGCAAAATTCCGGTGCTGGTGCTCGATGACGGGCGCTCGATCCATGACAGCCGCGCCATCACCCAGCACCTCAACCGGGTGTCGAAGAATGCGCTGCTTCCGCGCAATGCCGACAAGCGGCTTGAGGCGGAAGTGCTGGAGGCGCTGGCGGATGGCATTTGCGACTGCGCGTTGTCGATGGTCTATGAACGGCGCACGCGACCCGAGGAGATGGTCTATCAGCCCTGGCTCGACCGGCAATGGTCGAAGATCACCGCGGCGCTCGACCTGCTCAACGCCAATCCGCCGAAACTGCCGAAGAAGATCACCGTGGGACAGCTGGCGTTGCGCGCCTGCCTTGGCTATCTGGCGCTGCGCTTTGCTGGAAAGTGGGAAAAGGGCCGAGGCCGGCTGACGCGTTGGGCGGCGCGCTTCGACGAGAAGTTCCCGGAACTGAAGCCCAGCATTCCATCCTGA